The genomic interval CCGGAGATGAACGGGCTCGAGGCGACGGCGGCGATCCGCCGGCACGAAACCCGGCCCGGCACGCACCTGCCGATCGTCGCGCTGACCGCGCACGCCATGCAGGGGGATCGGGAGCGCTGCCTGGCGGCTGGAATGGACGGCTACCTGTCCAAGCCGATCGACGTGGACGATCTGGTCGCCACGGTCGAGCGCGTTGCCGAAGTCGAGCGCGTTGCCGAAAATGCTGCGCCGGCTCCCGCCGGGGCGGTCGCGGCCCCTCACTCCGCAGCCGTGCCGATCTTCGATTCGCAGGCCGCGCTGAAGCACGCCGGCGGCGACCGCAAGCTGATGGCGGAAGTCGTCGGACTGTTCCGCGGGGACTATCCAGCCAGTCTTCGTTCGATCGCCCGCGCCATCGACGCGCAGGACCCCGAACAACTGCGGTTCGCCGCGCACGCGCTCAAGGGCGCGCTGGCGACCGTCGGCTCGCCGGCGGGGCGGGAGGCGGCGCTCGCGCTCGAGCAAATGGGACGCAACGGCGAGATCGACGGCGCCCGCGCGGCGCTGACCGCGCTGCGCGCCAGCCTGGTCTCGCTCGAACGCGAGTTCGCCGGCGCCGGACTGGCGCCGCGCCAGCGCGCCAAGGCTCGGGTCAGAAAGCGCGCCGCAGCCGGCACGCGGAGGCTCCATGGCAAGGATTCTCGTCGTCGACGATGATCGAGGCACGCGGCACATCCTGCAGCAGCTGCTCAACGCCGACGGCCACCAGGCGTCGGTCGCCAAAGACGGGCTCGACGCGCTCGAGGCGCTGAAGAGCCGCCGCTTCGACCTGCTGCTGCTCGACGTCTGGATGCCGCGCATGAACGGGATCGAGCTGCTGGCGAAGCTGCGCTCGCGCAAGTCCCGGCCGCGCGTCGTGGTGATGACCTCGGACGACGCGCCGCAGACGCTGCTCGAGGCGGTGCGCGAGAACGCCTTCCGCTACGTGCACAAGCCGGTCGATCCGCCCGCGCTGCTGAACACCGTGCGCGAGGTCCTGGCCGCGCCGGAAATTCCCCCGATCGAGGTGGTCTCGGCGCGGCCGGAGTGGATCGAGCTGGTGGTGCCGTGCACGCGCGAGGCGGTCGATCGAATCGGTCCCGTGATGGCGCAGCTCGAAGCGGCGCTCGCGCCGGAGGTGCGCGAGTCGATTGCCTATGCCTTCCGCGAGCTGCTGCTGAACGCCATCGAGTGGGGCGGCCGGCTCGATCCGACGCGCCGCGTCCGCATCGCCTGCCTGCACTCGCCGCGCATGCGGATGTACCGGATTGCGGATCCCGGCTCGGGCTTCACCATCGAGGATCTGCCCCACGCCGCCATCGGGCAGCCGCCCGATCAACCGGTGGAGCACATGCGCGTCCGCGAAGCCAAAGGTCTCCGGCCCGGCGGGTTCGGGCTCCTCACGGTGCGCGCCAGCGTCGACGAGCTGCTCTACAACGAGAAGCGGAACGAAGTCGTGTTCGTGAAGTACCTGTAAGGGCGGTCTCCCGGTCCGGAGGATCTCGTGGCGGGACGCCCGATGCTCCTCGAGACCACGCGCTGGTCGGATTCTTTTCGCGCGAGTACCGCCGCAGCCGGGAGATGCGCCCGGATGCGGCGGTCGTGCGGTGATGAATCAGCGTCGCGCGGAGGCGCTGGTCCTCGTGCGGTGACGCTCCGTCGAGACGAACGCCACGATGTCCGCCGCCACCCGCGCCGGGTCCTCCCAGTGGACGGCGTGGCCGATCGCCTCGTACACCTTCAGCTCCGCGCCGCGGATGCCGTTCAGCAGCGCCTCCTGATCGGCGCGCGGCGCGACGGAGTCGCGCGTCCCCCAGATGATCAGCGTGCGGGCATTCACGCGCCGCATGGTGCCGCCGATGTCGGCCCCCATCAGTCCGGTCAGGGCCGAGCGCCAGACCCGCGCCGGCACCTTGAGGCTCTCGTCCACGAACGTCTCGACCAGCGCCGGCGCGATCGGCCGGGCGATCGTGCCCATCTGGAAATCGTGCGCGAACTGCCGATCGATCGGATCGGACAGCGTCGACACCGCCTTGTCGAACGCCAGCACGTCGGCGCTGAACTCGCGCCGCCCGAGGGCGCCGATCATCACGAGCGCGACGGTGCGGCCGGGGTAATCCGCGGCGAACCGCATCGCGTTGCCGGCGCCCATCGAGTGGCCGACGATGACGGCGCGCGGCAGGCCGAGGGCGTCCATGAAGCGGGCGACGTCGGCGGCGAACTGGCGCGGCGTGTAGCCGCCGGCCGGCCTGCTCGAGTCGCCGTGGCCGCGCTGCGAGATCGCGAACACGCGCAGCGAGCGGGGCAGATGCGGCAGGATCGGCTCGAACGACCGCAGCGAGTCGGTGATGCCGTGCAGCAGGATCACCGGCGTTCCGGCCGGATCGCCCTGCGCCGCGTACGACAGCGTCACGCCGCCCGGCAGGTTGATGACGCGGGCGTCAGCGGGTGACGACGGGCGCCGGTCGCTGCCGATGATCCGCGAGGACGTCAGCGTGATGTCGGCTCGCTTCCACGCCTGCGCGAAGCGCTCGCGAACGGCCGCCGCGTCCGCGCTCCGCTGCTGCAGCTCGAGGCTCCGCGCCAGGCCGAACAGCGAC from Vicinamibacterales bacterium carries:
- a CDS encoding response regulator: MARILVVDDDRGTRHILQQLLNADGHQASVAKDGLDALEALKSRRFDLLLLDVWMPRMNGIELLAKLRSRKSRPRVVVMTSDDAPQTLLEAVRENAFRYVHKPVDPPALLNTVREVLAAPEIPPIEVVSARPEWIELVVPCTREAVDRIGPVMAQLEAALAPEVRESIAYAFRELLLNAIEWGGRLDPTRRVRIACLHSPRMRMYRIADPGSGFTIEDLPHAAIGQPPDQPVEHMRVREAKGLRPGGFGLLTVRASVDELLYNEKRNEVVFVKYL